In one Brienomyrus brachyistius isolate T26 chromosome 5, BBRACH_0.4, whole genome shotgun sequence genomic region, the following are encoded:
- the LOC125742435 gene encoding uncharacterized protein LOC125742435, with amino-acid sequence MPRPLSPDVQSAPISQRPEAPPAPTSLSPDVQSAPISQRPEVPPAPTSLSPDVQSAPISQRPEVPPAPTSLSPDVQSAPISQRPEVPPAPTSLSPDVQSAPISQRPEVPPAPTSLSPDVQSAPISQHPEVPSASIVSHPEVLLALTLSFSEVPPALTSSSLVVQDWPDPNDVWPKDQE; translated from the coding sequence ATGCCCCGGCCACTGTCCCCGGATGTCCAGTCAGCACCCATCTCGCAGCGCCCTGAGGCCCCACCAGCGCCGACATCACTGTCCCCGGATGTCCAGTCAGCACCCATCTCGCAGCGCCCTGAGGTCCCACCAGCGCCCACATCACTGTCCCCGGATGTCCAGTCAGCACCCATCTCGCAGCGCCCTGAGGTCCCACCAGCGCCCACATCACTGTCCCCGGATGTCCAGTCAGCACCCATCTCGCAGCGCCCTGAGGTCCCACCAGCGCCCACATCACTGTCCCCGGATGTCCAGTCAGCACCCATCTCGCAGCGCCCTGAGGTCCCACCAGCGCCCACATCACTGTCCCCGGATGTCCAGTCAGCACCCATCTCACAGCACCCTGAGGTCCCATCAGCATCCATCGTGTCACACCCTGAGGTCCTGTTGGCACTCACCTTGTCGTTCTCCGAAGTGCCACCTGCGCTCACCTCGTCTTCTCTTGTTGTCCAGGATTGGCCCGATCCCAATGACGTCTGGCCCAAGGACCAGGAGTGA